The proteins below come from a single Actinomycetota bacterium genomic window:
- the mptB gene encoding polyprenol phosphomannose-dependent alpha 1,6 mannosyltransferase MptB, giving the protein MAAREAEKGVDGPRGFPPRVLRSELAYLGMLCLTFFLYMALALSSLAPNGAIGKMSTIHMAAQRNAFLRNLLEVCGFQNAGPLRLRLFLYVVLLLLVLCYLWAIHIFRHRPRGLPSILSVWLFLNLILLFIPPLLSRDVFSYMFYGKIATAYGHNPYLVTPQRFAADPLFPLTSLYWKNTPVVYGPLFTLLSMLLTRMAGNQITQGIYLFKSTAAFFNLACILLIWYILGKHAPRRQAFGTVLYAWNPLILIHSTGGAHNDVIMAALALAALALLLRGRRYSGFLLLCFSFMVKYITLILMASYILYLFRKREDLRSWLKETLLLGLIFLVVFFAFYAPFWEGIRTLSPLLENLKLRNYNLPAGWLLAALGGLLHLILRLELRTAFFVASVLCSLAFNLIFLAALAHFSLRCRSERDFPECWFLVALVFLLTRSYFLSWYLFWVFPFLCLRRWDGLSRFTLTAGTLTLYFADLMPYSAGI; this is encoded by the coding sequence ATGGCGGCGAGGGAGGCGGAAAAGGGCGTCGACGGGCCGAGGGGTTTCCCACCAAGGGTCCTGAGGTCCGAGCTGGCCTACCTGGGGATGCTGTGTCTCACCTTCTTCCTCTACATGGCCCTCGCACTTTCCTCGCTGGCGCCCAATGGGGCCATCGGCAAGATGTCCACCATCCACATGGCCGCACAGAGGAATGCCTTTTTGCGAAACCTCCTGGAGGTATGCGGCTTCCAGAACGCCGGTCCCTTGAGGCTGCGCCTCTTTCTATACGTCGTTCTGCTGCTCCTGGTGCTCTGCTACCTGTGGGCGATCCACATCTTCCGCCACCGCCCCAGGGGGCTTCCCTCCATCCTCTCCGTGTGGCTCTTTCTTAACCTCATCCTGCTGTTCATTCCACCTTTGCTCAGCCGGGACGTGTTCTCCTACATGTTCTATGGGAAAATCGCCACCGCTTACGGCCATAACCCGTACCTGGTCACTCCCCAGCGCTTCGCCGCCGACCCCCTCTTCCCGTTGACCAGCCTTTATTGGAAAAACACTCCCGTGGTCTACGGCCCCCTGTTCACCCTGCTCTCCATGCTCCTCACCCGCATGGCTGGAAACCAGATCACCCAGGGGATCTATCTCTTCAAATCGACCGCCGCCTTCTTCAACCTCGCCTGCATCCTCCTCATCTGGTATATCCTGGGAAAACATGCCCCGCGCCGACAGGCCTTCGGGACCGTACTTTATGCCTGGAACCCCCTGATACTCATCCACTCGACGGGCGGCGCGCACAACGACGTCATCATGGCCGCCCTGGCCCTTGCCGCGCTGGCCCTGCTCCTCAGGGGGAGGAGGTACTCTGGGTTTCTCCTCCTCTGCTTTTCCTTCATGGTCAAGTACATCACCCTGATCCTCATGGCCTCCTACATCCTCTACCTGTTCCGGAAGCGGGAAGACCTCCGGAGCTGGCTCAAGGAGACGCTTTTGCTGGGCCTCATCTTCCTGGTCGTCTTCTTTGCCTTTTACGCTCCTTTCTGGGAGGGGATCAGGACCCTCTCCCCACTCCTGGAAAACCTGAAGCTCCGTAATTACAACCTTCCCGCCGGGTGGCTTCTGGCCGCCCTAGGAGGACTGCTGCACCTGATCCTCCGACTGGAGCTGCGGACTGCCTTTTTCGTGGCTTCCGTCCTATGCTCCCTGGCCTTCAACCTGATCTTCCTGGCGGCCCTGGCACACTTCTCCCTGCGATGCCGGTCGGAGCGCGATTTCCCGGAGTGCTGGTTCCTCGTCGCCCTGGTCTTCCTCCTCACACGCTCCTACTTTCTCTCCTGGTATCTCTTCTGGGTATTTCCCTTCCTCTGCCTGCGACGATGGGACGGACTATCCCGCTTCACGCTCACCGCCGGCACCCTGACCCTCTACTTCGCCGACCTCATGCCCTACTCGGCGGGGATCTGA